From the Paludisphaera mucosa genome, one window contains:
- a CDS encoding Gfo/Idh/MocA family protein, translated as MQNKPLVNRRTFLETAGAATGAAVAAGTFAHPAVGAVKGANERINVAILGPGGRAQEHIRILGHLKEETKLVDIIGLCDVWDGNDDAKRGLYYSAKKVGLDAEGKDKDRITKDYRKILECKDVDVVLVATPDHWHAKMCQDAMEAGKDVYCEKPMTHTIEEARKLVETVNRTKQVFTVGVQSTADPRWREANKLITDGKIGKVMQGQTSYYRNSNVGQWRYYKLTKDMTPKTVDWKMFLGTDFGLAPDQPFDRARYAQWRCYWDFGGGMYTDLFVHQLTHLILAMGVRLPRRVVGAGGLYMEYDGRDVPDVATVVADYDEGCQVLISATMCNDVQLPEVIRGHTATVRFDPTPKGGYSVVQQKLEGRPAPPGANQGEGGDKFTPEQPREDTRALWEHFLECTRSRNPETLCPVELGYAAIATVNLGVKSYREGKAYYINKENGEVVDADSAWAARWEERSKLRGKPNQVIGWNAGETGSLLEAPEYQKLGGTWVDGKDPAGA; from the coding sequence ATGCAGAACAAACCCCTCGTGAATCGTCGCACCTTCCTGGAGACGGCCGGCGCCGCGACCGGAGCGGCCGTGGCCGCCGGCACCTTCGCCCACCCCGCGGTCGGCGCCGTGAAGGGTGCCAACGAGCGGATCAACGTCGCCATCCTCGGCCCCGGCGGACGCGCCCAGGAGCACATCCGCATCCTGGGCCACCTGAAGGAAGAGACGAAGCTGGTCGACATCATCGGCCTCTGCGACGTCTGGGACGGCAACGACGACGCCAAGCGCGGGCTCTACTACTCCGCCAAGAAGGTGGGCCTGGACGCCGAGGGGAAGGACAAGGACCGGATCACCAAGGATTACCGCAAGATCCTGGAGTGCAAGGACGTCGACGTCGTCCTGGTCGCCACCCCCGACCACTGGCACGCCAAGATGTGCCAGGACGCGATGGAGGCGGGCAAGGACGTCTACTGCGAAAAGCCGATGACCCACACCATCGAGGAGGCCCGCAAGCTCGTCGAGACGGTCAATCGGACCAAGCAGGTCTTCACCGTGGGCGTCCAGTCCACCGCCGACCCCCGCTGGCGTGAGGCCAACAAGCTCATCACCGACGGCAAGATCGGCAAGGTGATGCAGGGCCAGACGTCGTACTACCGCAACAGCAACGTCGGCCAGTGGCGGTACTACAAGCTCACCAAGGACATGACGCCCAAGACGGTCGACTGGAAGATGTTCCTCGGCACCGACTTCGGCCTGGCCCCCGACCAGCCCTTCGACCGCGCCCGCTACGCCCAGTGGCGCTGCTACTGGGACTTCGGCGGCGGCATGTACACCGACCTGTTCGTCCACCAGCTCACCCACCTGATCCTGGCGATGGGCGTCCGCCTGCCGCGGCGGGTCGTCGGCGCCGGCGGCCTCTACATGGAGTACGACGGCCGCGACGTGCCCGACGTCGCCACGGTGGTGGCCGACTACGACGAGGGCTGTCAGGTCCTCATCTCGGCCACCATGTGCAACGACGTCCAGCTCCCCGAAGTCATCCGCGGCCACACCGCGACCGTCCGGTTCGACCCCACGCCCAAGGGGGGCTACTCGGTCGTCCAGCAGAAGCTCGAAGGCCGGCCGGCCCCTCCGGGAGCCAACCAGGGCGAGGGCGGCGACAAGTTCACCCCCGAGCAGCCTCGCGAAGACACCCGCGCCCTCTGGGAGCACTTCCTCGAGTGCACCCGGTCGCGCAACCCCGAGACCCTCTGCCCGGTCGAGCTCGGCTACGCCGCGATCGCCACGGTCAACCTCGGCGTCAAGTCTTACCGCGAAGGCAAGGCGTACTACATCAACAAGGAGAACGGCGAGGTCGTCGACGCCGACTCCGCCTGGGCCGCCCGCTGGGAAGAGCGCAGCAAGCTCCGCGGCAAGCCAAACCAGGTCATCGGCTGGAACGCCGGCGAGACCGGCTCGCTCCTCGAAGCTCCCGAGTACCAGAAGCTCGGCGGCACCTGGGTCGACGGCAAGGACCCCGCCGGCGCCTGA
- a CDS encoding DUF1579 family protein, with protein sequence MNRRDLNATIGLILGALLILGSPEQGRAQQEKRTEQEDLRAPGEEHKRLNAMAGRWDVVVTYRLGPDREMKGTAQCDAKWVLDGRFLRQDYRSEIQKRPFEVVQYLGFDRSKKRFVELKMDSMDTAVMHNEGSLSDDGRTITCVGERLDREDGRSRPLRTVYTLTDADHFTLSWYTTDSTGKEEKAVELVHTRRAP encoded by the coding sequence ATGAATCGACGTGACTTGAACGCGACCATCGGACTGATCCTGGGAGCCCTCCTGATCCTCGGGTCGCCGGAGCAGGGGAGGGCCCAGCAGGAGAAACGAACAGAGCAGGAAGACCTACGCGCCCCCGGCGAGGAGCACAAGCGGCTCAACGCCATGGCGGGCCGCTGGGACGTGGTCGTGACCTACAGGCTGGGCCCCGATCGCGAGATGAAGGGGACCGCCCAATGCGATGCGAAGTGGGTGCTCGACGGCCGGTTCCTACGGCAGGATTACCGCAGCGAAATCCAGAAACGACCCTTCGAGGTCGTGCAGTACCTCGGGTTCGACCGCAGCAAGAAGAGGTTCGTCGAGCTGAAGATGGACAGCATGGATACCGCGGTGATGCACAACGAAGGCTCCCTCTCCGACGACGGCCGGACGATCACTTGCGTGGGAGAACGACTCGATCGTGAGGACGGCCGATCCCGTCCCCTGCGTACCGTCTACACCCTCACCGACGCCGATCACTTCACCCTGTCGTGGTACACGACCGATTCAACGGGGAAGGAAGAGAAGGCCGTCGAGCTGGTCCATACGCGCAGGGCCCCCTGA
- a CDS encoding IS701 family transposase: MSLLDHHEAQALLADAVVSTDAVRGRDDRLTDFLQRYLPRFYRVEQRATAALVIRGRLGGLERKTSEPIAIEAGLPRKPIQFFVGSGKWDDESVMSELRAHVGDEMADSDGVVVVDGSSFPKKGTESCGVARQWCGRLGKVDNCQVGVFLAYAAGDGYAPLDRRLYLPEDWSGDAARREKRHVPPEVAFRERWQIALEMLDRSLPGLAHGWIAGDDEFGRASEFRAALRRRKERYALDVPCNTTVRDLERRRPPRKRAGVGRKRETPFVRADAWAASRSESRWERIEVRDGEKGPLVVDAMTARVRTRQEGRVGPEERLVVIRVVGESRIDYALTDAGPEVPLAEVVRAQRRRHRIEEMFEAGNGEAGLDHYEVRSWVGWRHHMTLSLVALWFLCLERRRVGGGNPGDHRAADAAHPGPAAPRPAAEPGGDRPRGVAGAAA, encoded by the coding sequence ATGTCACTCCTGGATCATCACGAGGCCCAGGCCCTGCTGGCCGACGCTGTGGTCTCCACCGACGCCGTTCGGGGTCGGGACGACCGCCTGACGGATTTTCTCCAACGCTACCTGCCTCGCTTCTATCGGGTCGAGCAACGGGCGACGGCGGCCCTGGTCATCCGCGGCCGGCTCGGCGGCCTGGAGCGCAAGACCTCCGAGCCGATCGCCATCGAGGCCGGGCTGCCCCGCAAGCCGATCCAGTTCTTCGTCGGCTCGGGCAAGTGGGACGACGAGTCTGTCATGTCCGAGTTGCGGGCGCACGTCGGCGACGAGATGGCCGACTCCGACGGCGTCGTGGTGGTCGACGGCAGCTCCTTCCCCAAGAAGGGGACCGAGTCGTGCGGGGTCGCCCGGCAGTGGTGCGGCCGGCTCGGCAAGGTGGACAACTGCCAGGTCGGCGTCTTCCTCGCCTACGCGGCCGGCGACGGCTATGCCCCGCTGGACCGTCGGCTCTACCTGCCGGAGGATTGGTCCGGCGACGCGGCCCGCCGCGAGAAGCGCCACGTCCCGCCGGAGGTCGCATTCCGCGAGAGGTGGCAGATCGCCCTGGAGATGCTGGATCGGAGCTTGCCCGGCCTGGCCCACGGCTGGATCGCCGGCGATGACGAATTCGGCCGGGCCTCCGAGTTCCGCGCGGCGTTGCGTCGGCGGAAGGAACGCTACGCCCTGGACGTGCCGTGCAACACCACGGTGCGCGACCTGGAACGTCGGCGACCGCCGCGCAAGCGGGCCGGCGTCGGCCGCAAGCGCGAGACGCCGTTCGTCCGCGCCGACGCCTGGGCGGCGAGCCGGTCGGAGTCGCGTTGGGAGCGGATCGAGGTGCGCGACGGCGAGAAGGGCCCGCTGGTCGTGGACGCGATGACGGCCCGGGTGAGAACCAGGCAGGAAGGCCGGGTCGGTCCCGAAGAGCGCCTGGTGGTGATCCGCGTGGTCGGCGAGTCGCGGATCGACTACGCCCTGACCGACGCCGGCCCCGAGGTCCCGCTCGCGGAGGTCGTGCGAGCCCAGCGGCGACGGCACCGGATCGAGGAGATGTTCGAGGCCGGCAACGGCGAGGCCGGGCTGGACCACTACGAGGTGCGGAGCTGGGTCGGCTGGCGCCACCACATGACGCTGTCGCTGGTGGCGTTATGGTTCTTGTGCCTGGAGCGACGGCGGGTCGGGGGGGGAAACCCCGGCGATCACCGTGCCGCAGACGCGGCACATCCTGGCCCGGCTGCTCCGCGACCCGCCGCCGAGCCCGGAGGAGATCGCCCGCGTGGTGTCGCGGGTGCTGCGGCGTAA
- a CDS encoding N-acetylglucosamine-6-phosphate deacetylase has product MIERIDPLDGLAEDGENERFIAPAFWDVQTNGRWGHSFSSPGLTVEQVVAIVRAQRGLGVARLCPTLITAPVEHTLHGLKTIARACEAEPDVDRMVVGVHLEGPFLSELPGYRGTHPVEAMRDPDWSLFERFQEASGGRVVLTTLAPERPGAAEFIRQATAAGVVVAIGHTATDRQTLRAAVEAGATLSTHLGNGIASELPRHPNPIWFQAAEDRLNASLIADGHHLDPDVLRVLVRAKGWRRLILVSDAGWLAGLPPGNYGAWDVDPGGKIVLAGTPYLAGSTQGLEAGLRFLNSVEPAFPRPLLDLVTLNPARLLQRPEPRIAVGQPADLVLMRRDPAGGLTLERTCVGGEWFPRSD; this is encoded by the coding sequence ATGATCGAGCGAATCGACCCCCTCGACGGCCTCGCCGAGGACGGTGAAAACGAGCGCTTCATCGCCCCGGCGTTCTGGGACGTCCAGACGAACGGTCGCTGGGGCCACTCCTTCTCCAGCCCGGGCCTGACCGTCGAGCAGGTCGTCGCCATCGTCCGCGCCCAGCGCGGCCTGGGCGTCGCACGCCTCTGCCCCACGCTCATCACGGCCCCGGTCGAGCATACTCTGCATGGGCTCAAGACCATCGCCCGGGCCTGCGAGGCCGAGCCCGATGTCGACCGGATGGTCGTCGGCGTCCACCTGGAAGGACCGTTCCTGTCCGAGCTTCCCGGGTACCGGGGCACGCATCCCGTCGAGGCGATGCGGGATCCCGACTGGAGCCTGTTCGAACGCTTTCAAGAGGCTTCCGGAGGGCGTGTCGTACTGACCACGCTCGCCCCCGAGCGTCCGGGTGCGGCGGAGTTCATCCGCCAGGCGACGGCGGCGGGCGTCGTCGTCGCCATCGGTCATACGGCGACGGATCGCCAGACCTTGCGGGCGGCGGTGGAAGCCGGGGCGACTTTGAGCACACACCTGGGGAACGGGATCGCCTCGGAGCTTCCCCGCCACCCCAACCCGATCTGGTTCCAGGCCGCCGAAGACCGGCTAAATGCATCGTTGATCGCCGACGGCCATCACCTCGACCCGGACGTGCTCCGCGTCCTGGTGCGGGCGAAGGGCTGGCGGAGGCTGATCCTGGTCAGCGACGCCGGCTGGCTCGCCGGGCTCCCCCCCGGAAATTACGGCGCCTGGGACGTCGATCCGGGGGGGAAGATCGTCCTCGCCGGTACGCCCTACCTGGCAGGATCGACGCAGGGCCTGGAGGCCGGGCTGCGGTTCCTCAACTCGGTCGAACCGGCGTTTCCGCGCCCTCTGCTCGACCTCGTGACGCTCAACCCGGCCCGGCTGCTGCAGCGACCGGAGCCCCGTATCGCGGTCGGCCAGCCCGCGGACCTCGTCCTGATGCGTCGCGACCCCGCGGGGGGGCTCACCCTCGAACGAACCTGCGTCGGCGGCGAGTGGTTCCCCCGCTCGGATTAA
- a CDS encoding CTP synthase, whose amino-acid sequence MAKHIFVTGGVVSSLGKGLTCASIGMILEQRGLRVRLQKFDPYINVDPGTMSPYQHGEVYVLDDGSETDLDLGHYERFTHATLTKDCNYTTGKIYLSVIQKEREGRYYEGKTVQVIPHVTDEIKAAVHQLATDDVDVVITEIGGTVGDIESLPFLEAIRQFAIDVGRENCVYIHLTLVPYLKAAAELKTKPTQHSVGALRQIGIQPDILICRSEQPIPTDDKDKIALFCNVDKKAVIEERDRQYSIYEVPLSLVQNGLDNLLVKRLGLKASPLDLTEWTEMVERIVHPKHEVRIAVVGKYMKHRDAYKSVYESLDHAGIANRARVSVVRIEAEEVSARGADALLGGVDGVLVPGGFGMRGIEGKIEAIRYARTRGLPFFGICLGMQCAVIEFARTVLGLEDANSTEFEKDCDHPVIALMEEQMAVTHRGGTMRLGAWPCELTPDRLARKAYGVERISERHRHRYEFNNTYRESLEKAGLVASGKSPDGQIVEIVELSDHPWFVAVQFHPEFQSKPTHPHPLFREFITAALQRRKATTS is encoded by the coding sequence ATGGCCAAGCACATCTTCGTGACGGGCGGCGTTGTCAGCTCGCTCGGCAAGGGGCTCACCTGCGCCTCGATCGGCATGATCCTGGAACAGCGCGGGCTGCGGGTGCGACTCCAGAAGTTCGACCCCTACATCAACGTCGACCCGGGCACGATGAGCCCGTACCAGCACGGCGAGGTCTACGTCCTGGACGACGGTTCCGAGACCGACCTCGACCTCGGCCACTACGAGCGGTTCACGCACGCTACGCTCACCAAGGACTGCAACTACACGACGGGCAAGATCTACCTCTCCGTCATCCAGAAGGAGCGCGAGGGGCGGTATTACGAGGGCAAGACCGTGCAGGTCATCCCCCACGTCACCGACGAGATCAAGGCGGCGGTCCACCAGCTCGCGACCGACGACGTCGACGTGGTGATCACCGAGATCGGCGGGACCGTCGGCGACATCGAGAGCCTCCCCTTCCTGGAGGCGATCCGCCAGTTCGCCATCGACGTGGGCCGCGAGAACTGCGTCTACATCCACCTGACGCTGGTCCCCTACCTCAAGGCCGCGGCCGAGCTGAAGACCAAGCCGACGCAGCACTCCGTCGGCGCGCTCCGCCAGATCGGCATCCAGCCCGACATCCTCATCTGCCGCAGCGAGCAGCCGATCCCGACCGACGACAAGGACAAGATCGCCCTCTTCTGCAACGTCGACAAGAAGGCGGTCATCGAGGAACGCGACCGGCAGTACAGCATCTACGAGGTGCCGCTGAGCCTGGTCCAGAACGGGCTCGACAACCTCCTCGTCAAGCGGCTGGGCCTCAAGGCCAGCCCGCTCGACCTGACGGAATGGACCGAGATGGTCGAGCGGATCGTGCACCCGAAGCACGAGGTGCGGATCGCCGTCGTCGGCAAGTACATGAAGCACCGCGACGCCTACAAGTCGGTCTACGAGTCGCTCGACCACGCCGGGATCGCCAACCGGGCCCGGGTCTCGGTCGTGCGCATCGAGGCCGAAGAAGTGAGCGCGCGGGGGGCGGACGCCCTGCTGGGGGGCGTCGACGGCGTCCTCGTCCCCGGCGGATTCGGCATGCGGGGGATCGAGGGCAAGATCGAGGCCATCCGCTACGCCCGCACCCGCGGCCTCCCCTTCTTCGGCATCTGCCTGGGGATGCAGTGCGCGGTGATCGAGTTCGCCCGCACCGTCCTCGGCCTCGAAGACGCGAACAGCACCGAGTTCGAGAAGGACTGCGACCATCCCGTCATCGCCCTGATGGAAGAGCAGATGGCCGTCACCCATCGAGGCGGAACGATGCGGCTGGGGGCGTGGCCCTGCGAGCTGACCCCCGACCGGCTCGCTCGCAAGGCGTACGGGGTCGAACGCATCTCCGAACGCCATCGCCACCGTTACGAGTTCAACAACACGTACCGCGAATCCCTGGAAAAGGCCGGCCTCGTGGCCTCGGGCAAGAGCCCGGACGGCCAGATCGTCGAGATCGTCGAGCTGTCCGACCACCCCTGGTTCGTGGCCGTGCAGTTCCATCCCGAGTTCCAGTCCAAGCCGACTCACCCCCACCCGCTCTTCCGCGAGTTCATCACCGCCGCCCTGCAGCGCCGGAAGGCCACGACGTCGTGA
- a CDS encoding glycine cleavage system protein R: MSENFVLTVTGPDRIGIVEEVTRLVLVRGGNVETSRMARLGGQFAVLMLVSTPEGKGDGIDADFEGLAGRGYKVAVGHADSDAESHVGWAPFHIQVDGADHEGIIHEIASLLARHGISIEEMDSESAPAPTSAAPLFAMRALVLVPPDADDAWTAGIEEIGYRMNLEIDVEPVADDEPSED, translated from the coding sequence ATGTCCGAGAATTTCGTCCTGACCGTGACCGGCCCCGACCGCATCGGGATCGTCGAGGAAGTGACCCGCCTAGTGCTCGTCCGCGGGGGCAACGTCGAGACCAGCCGCATGGCGCGTCTCGGCGGCCAGTTCGCGGTCCTGATGCTCGTCTCGACGCCCGAAGGCAAGGGCGACGGGATCGACGCCGATTTCGAGGGGCTGGCGGGCCGGGGTTATAAGGTCGCGGTCGGCCACGCCGATTCGGACGCGGAATCCCACGTCGGCTGGGCCCCCTTCCACATCCAGGTGGACGGAGCCGACCACGAAGGAATCATCCATGAGATCGCGAGCCTGCTGGCGCGACACGGGATCAGCATCGAGGAGATGGACTCCGAATCGGCGCCGGCGCCCACCAGCGCCGCGCCACTGTTCGCCATGCGGGCGTTGGTGCTGGTCCCGCCCGACGCCGACGACGCCTGGACGGCCGGGATCGAGGAGATCGGCTATCGCATGAACCTGGAGATCGACGTCGAGCCCGTCGCCGACGATGAGCCTTCGGAGGACTGA
- a CDS encoding 6-bladed beta-propeller codes for MQHRSASLAIAAAVVLGLASTGAAADKSQPVRMGCGLMTFDTVPGWGLGTDGKSLIGPTHGGVAVDKDGNVYTSAHAGVFVFSPEGKLIGKYLGDQYSDMHDIEIRDEAGGEFLYGARNNNAEGVKLNARTGEIVLRLPFPKESGLDLKKFNPTAITVAPNGDIFLSDGYASDHIFKFDKAGKYLKHFGVKGNGLKEFNTAHGMTLDTRYEPPRLIICDRNHQPKGRLLHYDLDGNFIEEIVTGLGMPTSASVQGDFVSVPDLHGRVVILDKTNTIVSVLGNNPDPAKGGNYNIPQEQWVEGIFSGTHGSSWDKDGNLYVQDWNVSGRIMKLVRVK; via the coding sequence GTGCAGCATCGTTCCGCATCCCTCGCGATCGCCGCGGCCGTCGTCCTCGGGCTCGCGTCGACGGGGGCCGCCGCCGACAAGTCTCAGCCCGTTCGCATGGGCTGCGGCCTCATGACGTTCGACACGGTGCCGGGCTGGGGCCTGGGGACCGACGGGAAGTCCCTCATCGGGCCGACCCACGGCGGGGTGGCCGTCGACAAGGACGGCAACGTCTACACGAGCGCCCACGCCGGAGTCTTCGTCTTCTCGCCCGAGGGCAAGTTGATCGGCAAGTACCTGGGCGACCAGTACTCCGACATGCACGACATCGAGATCCGTGACGAGGCGGGCGGCGAGTTCCTCTACGGGGCGCGTAACAACAACGCCGAAGGGGTCAAGCTCAACGCCCGGACCGGCGAGATCGTCCTGCGCCTGCCCTTCCCGAAGGAGTCGGGGCTGGACCTCAAGAAGTTCAATCCCACGGCGATCACCGTCGCGCCCAACGGCGACATCTTCCTCTCGGACGGCTACGCCAGCGACCACATCTTCAAGTTCGACAAGGCGGGCAAATACCTGAAGCACTTCGGCGTGAAGGGGAACGGCCTGAAGGAGTTCAACACCGCGCATGGAATGACGCTCGACACGCGTTACGAGCCTCCCCGCCTGATCATCTGCGACCGCAACCACCAGCCCAAGGGTCGGTTGCTCCACTACGACCTCGACGGCAATTTCATCGAGGAGATCGTGACCGGGCTGGGCATGCCGACGTCGGCCTCGGTGCAGGGCGATTTCGTCTCGGTGCCGGACCTCCACGGCCGGGTGGTGATCCTCGACAAGACGAATACGATCGTCTCGGTCCTCGGCAACAACCCCGACCCGGCGAAGGGGGGCAACTATAACATCCCCCAGGAGCAGTGGGTCGAGGGGATCTTCAGCGGCACTCATGGTTCGTCATGGGACAAGGACGGCAACCTGTACGTCCAGGACTGGAACGTCTCGGGCCGCATCATGAAGCTTGTGCGGGTGAAATAG
- a CDS encoding pyridoxamine 5'-phosphate oxidase family protein: MDSINQNQPEQNHEDLHGPKAVAEIQTIVRKAENGFFCTVPMAGSRGTRPMNVRQVDDQGHLWFLAANDSHQVQELQRDPSVKLYFHGSQHSDFLYLEGRATLSAHKAKIAELWEPVLKTWFTGGQDDPRITVIEVAPTEGYYWDTKHGGMVAGIKMLVGAAIGVTLDDSIEGTLDV; the protein is encoded by the coding sequence ATGGACTCGATCAACCAGAATCAGCCGGAACAGAATCACGAAGACCTCCACGGCCCGAAGGCCGTCGCCGAGATCCAGACGATCGTCCGCAAGGCGGAAAACGGCTTCTTCTGCACCGTGCCGATGGCCGGCTCGCGGGGAACCCGGCCGATGAACGTCCGGCAGGTCGACGACCAGGGCCATCTCTGGTTCCTGGCCGCGAATGACAGTCATCAGGTGCAAGAGCTCCAACGCGACCCGTCGGTGAAGCTCTATTTCCACGGCTCCCAGCACTCCGACTTCCTCTATCTCGAAGGCCGCGCCACCCTTTCCGCGCACAAGGCGAAGATCGCGGAGTTGTGGGAGCCCGTCCTCAAAACCTGGTTCACCGGGGGGCAGGACGACCCGCGCATCACCGTGATCGAGGTCGCGCCGACCGAGGGCTATTACTGGGACACGAAGCACGGCGGGATGGTCGCCGGGATCAAGATGCTGGTCGGCGCCGCGATCGGCGTGACCCTCGACGATTCGATCGAGGGGACCCTGGACGTCTGA
- a CDS encoding phage tail protein, whose protein sequence is MPATSSAEDSYQAANFSVEIDGFANVRVSRIRGLRRRTSVIVVREGGDPGAGRSSPGLTRIAPIILERPRTNDDTFERWADLVATRTAGGRDFRRSMAIVLLLPDGTPGIQYNVFDCWPSRYEAVDELDALSSQAVMERLVVQHQGWESLRL, encoded by the coding sequence GTGCCCGCCACGTCCAGCGCAGAAGATTCGTATCAGGCCGCCAATTTCTCGGTCGAGATCGACGGCTTCGCGAATGTGAGGGTGTCCCGGATCAGGGGGCTCCGCCGCAGGACGAGCGTGATCGTCGTGCGCGAGGGGGGCGACCCCGGGGCCGGCCGCTCGTCGCCGGGGCTGACCCGAATCGCCCCGATCATCCTGGAACGACCCCGCACTAACGACGACACCTTCGAGAGGTGGGCCGATCTCGTGGCCACCCGGACCGCGGGAGGACGCGATTTTCGCCGCTCCATGGCGATCGTCCTCCTGCTGCCCGACGGCACCCCGGGGATCCAGTACAACGTCTTCGATTGCTGGCCGTCGCGGTATGAGGCGGTCGACGAACTGGACGCCCTGTCGAGCCAGGCCGTGATGGAGCGTCTGGTCGTCCAGCACCAGGGATGGGAATCCCTGCGGCTCTAA